In Halichondria panicea chromosome 17, odHalPani1.1, whole genome shotgun sequence, a single window of DNA contains:
- the LOC135351871 gene encoding GPI inositol-deacylase-like isoform X1 yields the protein MSLKYSLVVLLLLLFCGGRLVLEQFYGDQDCEMTWMYQWPQYLAVPLDATVENSYPQYGLFLYAEGDKREDAIDVPQGSLSGVPVLFIPGNAGSHRQARSSASIALRMHSAEFSGAHYFDFFTVKLNEELSGLFGGVLLRQTEYVCVCIRHILSLYSHLSQPPRSVVIIAHSMGGVVARALFTYHGFNASTVHTIIAMASPLSRPVISFDSLLHGFYEREGVVNMSHVTLVSIAGGKRDVMVPTAITPHQGAINLASPAVPRNWVSSDHRAIVWCRRLQLALIRGLFLLQDGRELTRDKTRRDLTLTHLLLRGTEIPLPTTKPAAVLQFKSSQVVMVNATDGWSSLRGGVGAGKYVGVQLSGHAPIHVISNTGQRSWVFLCDQTSNCSDVSSRASLLPPKLGVVKAVSLLPGDWEGKSLLVIAQPTKLHPKSVKKGFLSVHQCIGDDQLPLSLWGTSLTIAQPHCSLMNFSLPGLQEVWESYTAVISSSCGEVVATLSTPWYAHTPITQSHPSHPHNLSVSLSLLVPTPSSHTPHLLIWSPPDCPLTIRVTSDLLESLDKLSVLYTPLLLPWVTAVCIAGSGWSLGIELLAVTTLYGLTSNGWIPYTDWQLLSASRLWGAWTPLLVHLIARAIASLLTHMTRLIAALLHKICCGRETYIMWVWLVMGVPGVMVCSGVGGVCLLVGWLFKASADGQVGLLPVIVCVEVLTVPALGSWVKGLSAQSQLYPDPHLAGMLATVCVALATAWQGAPLHKDRHRHTGYWEALLAMMLLCYCTVHVYRITGFVLAYMTLRLVELVVAS from the exons ATGTCCTTGAAGTATTCTCTTGTGGTGCTATTGCTGCTGCTGTTCTGCGGAGGGAGGTTAGTGTTGGAGCAGTTCTATGGAGACCAGGATTGTGAGATGACCTGGATGTACCAGTGGCCGCAATACCTG GCAGTACCCTTGGATGCTACAGTAGAGAACTCCTACCCTCAATATGGCCTCTTCCTCTATGCTGAAGG GGACAAGAGGGAGGATGCCATTGATGTGCCTCAGGGCTCACTATCTGGTGTGCCAGTTCTCTTCATCCCCGGCAATGCTGGCAGTCACAGACAAG CTCGCTCATCTGCTTCCATTGCTCTGAGGATGCATTCTGCTGAGTTTTCTGGTGCCCACTATTTTGACTTCTTCACTGTCAAGCTAAACGAG GAGCTGTCGGGACTGTTTGGTGGCGTACTACTTAGACAAACAG agtacgtatgtgtgtgcatacgtCACATCCTCTCTCTCTATTCTCATCTCTCCCAACCACCACGGTCTGTTGTCATCATCGCGCACTCCATG GGAGGTGTAGTGGCTCGAGCATTATTCACATACCATGGCTTCAATGCATCGACTGTACACACCATCATCGCCATGGCATCTCCGCTGAGTAGACCAG TCATTAGTTTTGATTCTCTGCTACATGGTTTCTACGAGCgagagggtgtggtcaatatGAGTCATGTGACCCTCGTATCTATAGCCGGGGGTAAGAGAGATGTGATGGTCCCCACGGCCATCACTCCACATCAAGGAGCCATCAACCTAGCA TCCCCAGCTGTTCCGAGGAACTGGGTGTCTAGTGATCATCGTGCCATCGTGTG GTGTCGTAGGTTACAGCTGGCTCTGATACGCGGACTCTTCCTATTACAAGATGGCCGGGAGCTGACTCGAGATAAGACTAGGAGAGACCTCACACTGACACACCTCCTATTACGAGGGACGGAAATCCCCTTACCTACAACAAAACCTGCTGCAGTACTTCAGTTTAAGTCATCACAAGTTGTCATGGTGAATGCTACTGATGGATGGTCCAGTCTCAGAGGGGGGGTGGGGGCTGGGAAGTACGTGGGCGTACAGCTGAGTGGCCACGCTCCTATACATGTCATATCTAATACA ggtcaaaggtcgtgGGTGTTCCTCTGTGATCAAACCTCAAACTG CTCCGATGTGTCCTCTAGAgcttctttattgcctccaaaactgggtgtggtcaaggcTGTATCATTGTTGCCGGGTGACTGGGAGGGAAAGTCCCTACTTGTTATTGCTCAGCCCACTAAACTACACCCAAAATCAGTTAAAAAG GGATTCTTGTCAGTACATCAATGCATTGGAGATGATCAATTACCACTCTCTCTATGGG gcACAAGCCTCACAATAGCACAGCCTCACTGCTCGTTGATGAACTTCTCTCTCCCAGGACTACAAGAG GTTTGGGAGAGCTACACAGCTGTCATCAGTAGTAGTTGTGGGGAGGTTGTAGCTACACTCTCCACACcgtggtacgcccacacacccaTCACACAATCACatccctcacaccctcacaacctCAGCGTATCACTCAGTCTACTG GTACCCACTCCGAGCAGCCACACCCCCCATCTCCTTATATGGAGCCCTCCAGACTGCCCCCTCACCATCCGAGTGACCTCTGATCTCTTGGAGTCTCTTGACAAGCTCTCCGTCCTCTACACCCCCCTATTGTTGCCGTGGGTTACAGCCGTGTGCATTGCTGGATCTGGGTGGAGCCTTGGTATCGAGCTACTGGCCGTTACCACTCTATACGGACTCACcag TAATGGTTGGATCCCGTACACTGACTGGCAGCTGCTCTCCGCCTCTCGTCTCTGGGGGGCGTGGACCCCTCTCCTTGTCCACCTAATAGCCCGTGCTATCGCTAGTCTGCTAACTCACATGACTCGACTGATTGCAGCCTTACTGCATAAGATATGCTGTGGACGAGAGACGTACAtcatgtgggtgtggcttgtgaTGGGTGTGCCTGGTGTGATGGTGTGCAGTGGTGTGGGCGGAGTGTGTCTACTAGTTGGCTGGCTCtttaag GCCTCTGCTGACGGGCAGGTGGGACTTTTGCcagtgattgtgtgtgtggaggtacTGACTGTGCCAGCCTTAGGATCGTGGGTCAAGGGACTCAG TGCACAGTCCCAACTGTACCCTGACCCACACTTGGCTGGAATGTTAGCAACAGTTTGTGTTGCCCTGGCTACCGCTTGGCAGGGGGCTCCTCTACACAAGGACAG
- the LOC135351875 gene encoding nucleolar protein 10-like isoform X2, whose protein sequence is MPRWSTSTCSLRTIPSLCCCLATDSWSSMLSMASTIVPVYRGLDETWTITASHVISILLLIDIYRLNLEQGRFLTPLKSKSSGCTSCAFNSEHQLFTAGTEEGTVECWDPRSGLCVGEVALPVEEGDTDSPPSVTALCYKDSLNLAVGTSAGQVLLYDLRSPRPHTVKDHYYGFPIHSIAFQKKEGLVLSADSKILKIWHEKDGSAFTSVEPENSINDLCHLPDSGLVIMATEDTRVLSYYIPAIGPAPKWCSFLDNLTEELEENPEPTVYEDYKFVTRQDLDTLGLSHLIGSNLLRAYMHGFFMDMKLYHKAKAIAQPFAYDEYRKERIKKRLEEARANRIRQKKLPKVNRLLAEKMLSDKATPTNTDVANPTGDERFSSLFSNPDFEADVESEEFQLLHPLMAHRERVKNKKKTFIKEEHEEMELEGRVSDEDSSSEEDWEEARRAADRPRAIATTETKKTVQMVPLSQTEDRASKSKHSKSSLGQRLVSEGVSELKNVRQTGSVLGSREVTITLAKKDGSEDEKQKQQKEHRAERKKVRRSARSILPRTDQRHVYWRGRRVK, encoded by the exons ATGCCGAGGTGGTCAACTTCAACATGCTCTCTGAGGACTATTCCAAG TTTGTGCTGCTGCTTAGCAACCGACAGCTGGAGTTCCATGCTCAG TATGGCTTCTACTATCGTACCCGTATACCGAGGTCTGGACGAGACCTGGACTATCACCGCCAGTCATGTGATCTCTATATTACTTCTGATTG ACATATATCGGCTAAATCTCGAGCAAGGCCGCTTTCTTACTCCTCTCAAGTCTAAGTCAAG TGGTTGTACATCGTGTGCATTCAACTCAGAGCATCAGTTGTTCACTGCAGGAACAgaagag ggtacgGTTGAGTGCTGGGACCCGCGCTCtggactgtgtgtgggggaggtggCCCTACCAGTAGAAGAGGGAGACAC TGACTCCCCTCCAAGTGTGACAGCCCTCTGTTATAAAGACTCACTCAATCTCGCCGTGGGGACATCAGCTGGACAAGTGTTGCTCTATGATCTACGCtccccccgcccacacactgtcAAGGATCACTACTATGGCTTTCCCATCCACTCCATTGCCTTCCAGAAGAAGGAGGGGCTTGTGCTCTCGGCTGATAGCAAGATACTCAAGATATGGCATGAGAAAGAT GGCTCAGCATTTACTTCTGTTGAGCCTGAGAACTCCATTAATGATCTTTGTCACCTCCCTGACTCTGGACTGGTGATCATGGCAACAGAGGACACTCGTGTGCTGAGCTACTATATTCCC gctATAGGCCCCGCCCCCAAGTGGTGCTCTTTCCTGGATAATCTGACGGAGGAGCTCGAGGAGAACCCTGAACCAACTGTATACGAGGACTACAAGTTTGTTACACGTCAGGACCTCGATACTCTAG GTCTCTCACATCTGATTGGCTCAAACCTCCTCCGAgcgtacatgcatggcttctTCATGGACATGAAACTCTATCACAAG GCAAAGGCCATTGCTCAACCGTTTGCATACGATGAGTACAGAAAAGAGAGGATAAAAAAACGACTAGAAGAAGCAAGAGCCAACAGAATACGACAAAAG AAACTTCCCAAAGTAAATCGACTGTTGGCTGAAAAAATGCTCTCGGacaaagccacacccactaatacAGACGTGGCCAATCCAACGGGAGACGAGCGATTCTCCTCCTTATTCTCAAACCCTGACTTTGAAGCGGATGTTGAGAGTGAAGAATTCCAGTTACTTCATCCACTCATGGCTCATAGGGAGAGAGTAAAGAACAAAAAGAAGACCTTTATAAAAGAGGAACACGAGGAAATG GAGTTAGAGGGGCGTGTGAGTGACGAGGATAGTAGCTCAGAGGAAGACTGGGAAGAAGCACGGAGAGCAGCTGACCGACCTCGGGCCATTGCAACCACGGAAACCAAGAAAACTGTGCAGATGGTACCATTATCCCAGACTGAAGATCGTGCATCTAAAAGCAAGCACTCAAA GTCATCTCTGGGCCAGCGTTTAGTGTCAGAGGGTGTGTCAGAGTTGAAGAATGTGAGACAGACAGGTTCAGTGCTTGGTAGCAGAGAGGTCACCATCACACTGGCAAAG aaGGATGGTAGCGAAGATGAGAAGCAAAAGCAACAAAAAGAGCACCGAGCAGAGAGAAAGAAAGTGAGACGATCAGCCAGGAGCATATTACCAAGGACTGACCAACGCCATGTTTACTGGAGAGGACGCAGAGTTAAATAG
- the LOC135351871 gene encoding GPI inositol-deacylase-like isoform X3, with protein sequence MSLKYSLVVLLLLLFCGGRLVLEQFYGDQDCEMTWMYQWPQYLAVPLDATVENSYPQYGLFLYAEGDKREDAIDVPQGSLSGVPVLFIPGNAGSHRQARSSASIALRMHSAEFSGAHYFDFFTVKLNEELSGLFGGVLLRQTEYVCVCIRHILSLYSHLSQPPRSVVIIAHSMGGVVARALFTYHGFNASTVHTIIAMASPLSRPVISFDSLLHGFYEREGVVNMSHVTLVSIAGGKRDVMVPTAITPHQGAINLASPAVPRNWVSSDHRAIVWCRRLQLALIRGLFLLQDGRELTRDKTRRDLTLTHLLLRGTEIPLPTTKPAAVLQFKSSQVVMVNATDGWSSLRGGVGAGKYVGVQLSGHAPIHVISNTGQRSWVFLCDQTSNCSDVSSRASLLPPKLGVVKAVSLLPGDWEGKSLLVIAQPTKLHPKSVKKGFLSVHQCIGDDQLPLSLWGTSLTIAQPHCSLMNFSLPGLQEVWESYTAVISSSCGEVVATLSTPWYAHTPITQSHPSHPHNLSVSLSLLVPTPSSHTPHLLIWSPPDCPLTIRVTSDLLESLDKLSVLYTPLLLPWVTAVCIAGSGWSLGIELLAVTTLYGLTSNGWIPYTDWQLLSASRLWGAWTPLLVHLIARAIASLLTHMTRLIAALLHKICCGRETYIMWVWLVMGVPGVMVCSGVGGVCLLVGWLFKASADGQVGLLPVIVCVEVLTVPALGSWVKGLSAQSQLYPDPHLAGMLATVCVALATAWQGAPLHKDRHTGYWEALLAMMLLCYCTVHVYRITGFVLAYMTLRLVELVVAS encoded by the exons ATGTCCTTGAAGTATTCTCTTGTGGTGCTATTGCTGCTGCTGTTCTGCGGAGGGAGGTTAGTGTTGGAGCAGTTCTATGGAGACCAGGATTGTGAGATGACCTGGATGTACCAGTGGCCGCAATACCTG GCAGTACCCTTGGATGCTACAGTAGAGAACTCCTACCCTCAATATGGCCTCTTCCTCTATGCTGAAGG GGACAAGAGGGAGGATGCCATTGATGTGCCTCAGGGCTCACTATCTGGTGTGCCAGTTCTCTTCATCCCCGGCAATGCTGGCAGTCACAGACAAG CTCGCTCATCTGCTTCCATTGCTCTGAGGATGCATTCTGCTGAGTTTTCTGGTGCCCACTATTTTGACTTCTTCACTGTCAAGCTAAACGAG GAGCTGTCGGGACTGTTTGGTGGCGTACTACTTAGACAAACAG agtacgtatgtgtgtgcatacgtCACATCCTCTCTCTCTATTCTCATCTCTCCCAACCACCACGGTCTGTTGTCATCATCGCGCACTCCATG GGAGGTGTAGTGGCTCGAGCATTATTCACATACCATGGCTTCAATGCATCGACTGTACACACCATCATCGCCATGGCATCTCCGCTGAGTAGACCAG TCATTAGTTTTGATTCTCTGCTACATGGTTTCTACGAGCgagagggtgtggtcaatatGAGTCATGTGACCCTCGTATCTATAGCCGGGGGTAAGAGAGATGTGATGGTCCCCACGGCCATCACTCCACATCAAGGAGCCATCAACCTAGCA TCCCCAGCTGTTCCGAGGAACTGGGTGTCTAGTGATCATCGTGCCATCGTGTG GTGTCGTAGGTTACAGCTGGCTCTGATACGCGGACTCTTCCTATTACAAGATGGCCGGGAGCTGACTCGAGATAAGACTAGGAGAGACCTCACACTGACACACCTCCTATTACGAGGGACGGAAATCCCCTTACCTACAACAAAACCTGCTGCAGTACTTCAGTTTAAGTCATCACAAGTTGTCATGGTGAATGCTACTGATGGATGGTCCAGTCTCAGAGGGGGGGTGGGGGCTGGGAAGTACGTGGGCGTACAGCTGAGTGGCCACGCTCCTATACATGTCATATCTAATACA ggtcaaaggtcgtgGGTGTTCCTCTGTGATCAAACCTCAAACTG CTCCGATGTGTCCTCTAGAgcttctttattgcctccaaaactgggtgtggtcaaggcTGTATCATTGTTGCCGGGTGACTGGGAGGGAAAGTCCCTACTTGTTATTGCTCAGCCCACTAAACTACACCCAAAATCAGTTAAAAAG GGATTCTTGTCAGTACATCAATGCATTGGAGATGATCAATTACCACTCTCTCTATGGG gcACAAGCCTCACAATAGCACAGCCTCACTGCTCGTTGATGAACTTCTCTCTCCCAGGACTACAAGAG GTTTGGGAGAGCTACACAGCTGTCATCAGTAGTAGTTGTGGGGAGGTTGTAGCTACACTCTCCACACcgtggtacgcccacacacccaTCACACAATCACatccctcacaccctcacaacctCAGCGTATCACTCAGTCTACTG GTACCCACTCCGAGCAGCCACACCCCCCATCTCCTTATATGGAGCCCTCCAGACTGCCCCCTCACCATCCGAGTGACCTCTGATCTCTTGGAGTCTCTTGACAAGCTCTCCGTCCTCTACACCCCCCTATTGTTGCCGTGGGTTACAGCCGTGTGCATTGCTGGATCTGGGTGGAGCCTTGGTATCGAGCTACTGGCCGTTACCACTCTATACGGACTCACcag TAATGGTTGGATCCCGTACACTGACTGGCAGCTGCTCTCCGCCTCTCGTCTCTGGGGGGCGTGGACCCCTCTCCTTGTCCACCTAATAGCCCGTGCTATCGCTAGTCTGCTAACTCACATGACTCGACTGATTGCAGCCTTACTGCATAAGATATGCTGTGGACGAGAGACGTACAtcatgtgggtgtggcttgtgaTGGGTGTGCCTGGTGTGATGGTGTGCAGTGGTGTGGGCGGAGTGTGTCTACTAGTTGGCTGGCTCtttaag GCCTCTGCTGACGGGCAGGTGGGACTTTTGCcagtgattgtgtgtgtggaggtacTGACTGTGCCAGCCTTAGGATCGTGGGTCAAGGGACTCAG TGCACAGTCCCAACTGTACCCTGACCCACACTTGGCTGGAATGTTAGCAACAGTTTGTGTTGCCCTGGCTACCGCTTGGCAGGGGGCTCCTCTACACAAGGACAG
- the LOC135351875 gene encoding nucleolar protein 10-like isoform X1: MQVSTANSVKVYNLSAGKSLPEWISERKRRTLLKNDIGLRRRIELIQDFTMPVASTRVKTSPDGQYILTTGVYKPRIRCYDVHQLSMKFERCVDAEVVNFNMLSEDYSKFVLLLSNRQLEFHAQYGFYYRTRIPRSGRDLDYHRQSCDLYITSDCSDIYRLNLEQGRFLTPLKSKSSGCTSCAFNSEHQLFTAGTEEGTVECWDPRSGLCVGEVALPVEEGDTDSPPSVTALCYKDSLNLAVGTSAGQVLLYDLRSPRPHTVKDHYYGFPIHSIAFQKKEGLVLSADSKILKIWHEKDGSAFTSVEPENSINDLCHLPDSGLVIMATEDTRVLSYYIPAIGPAPKWCSFLDNLTEELEENPEPTVYEDYKFVTRQDLDTLGLSHLIGSNLLRAYMHGFFMDMKLYHKAKAIAQPFAYDEYRKERIKKRLEEARANRIRQKKLPKVNRLLAEKMLSDKATPTNTDVANPTGDERFSSLFSNPDFEADVESEEFQLLHPLMAHRERVKNKKKTFIKEEHEEMELEGRVSDEDSSSEEDWEEARRAADRPRAIATTETKKTVQMVPLSQTEDRASKSKHSKSSLGQRLVSEGVSELKNVRQTGSVLGSREVTITLAKKDGSEDEKQKQQKEHRAERKKVRRSARSILPRTDQRHVYWRGRRVK; this comes from the exons ATGCAAGTATCTACAGCCAACAGTGTGAAGGTGTACAACCTCAGTGCTGGGAAGTCTCTACCAGAATGGATCTCAGAGAGGAAAAGACGTACACTACTCAAAAATGACATCG GTCTTCGTCGTCGTATTGAGCTAATCCAGGACTTCACAATGCCAGTGGCCTCCACACGAGTGAAAACCAGTCCAGACGGCCAGTACATATTAACTACAG GTGTGTACAAGCCTAGGATTCGTTGCTATGATGTTCACCAGCTGTCAATGAAGTTTGAGCGTTGTGTGGATGCCGAGGTGGTCAACTTCAACATGCTCTCTGAGGACTATTCCAAG TTTGTGCTGCTGCTTAGCAACCGACAGCTGGAGTTCCATGCTCAG TATGGCTTCTACTATCGTACCCGTATACCGAGGTCTGGACGAGACCTGGACTATCACCGCCAGTCATGTGATCTCTATATTACTTCTGATTG TTCAGACATATATCGGCTAAATCTCGAGCAAGGCCGCTTTCTTACTCCTCTCAAGTCTAAGTCAAG TGGTTGTACATCGTGTGCATTCAACTCAGAGCATCAGTTGTTCACTGCAGGAACAgaagag ggtacgGTTGAGTGCTGGGACCCGCGCTCtggactgtgtgtgggggaggtggCCCTACCAGTAGAAGAGGGAGACAC TGACTCCCCTCCAAGTGTGACAGCCCTCTGTTATAAAGACTCACTCAATCTCGCCGTGGGGACATCAGCTGGACAAGTGTTGCTCTATGATCTACGCtccccccgcccacacactgtcAAGGATCACTACTATGGCTTTCCCATCCACTCCATTGCCTTCCAGAAGAAGGAGGGGCTTGTGCTCTCGGCTGATAGCAAGATACTCAAGATATGGCATGAGAAAGAT GGCTCAGCATTTACTTCTGTTGAGCCTGAGAACTCCATTAATGATCTTTGTCACCTCCCTGACTCTGGACTGGTGATCATGGCAACAGAGGACACTCGTGTGCTGAGCTACTATATTCCC gctATAGGCCCCGCCCCCAAGTGGTGCTCTTTCCTGGATAATCTGACGGAGGAGCTCGAGGAGAACCCTGAACCAACTGTATACGAGGACTACAAGTTTGTTACACGTCAGGACCTCGATACTCTAG GTCTCTCACATCTGATTGGCTCAAACCTCCTCCGAgcgtacatgcatggcttctTCATGGACATGAAACTCTATCACAAG GCAAAGGCCATTGCTCAACCGTTTGCATACGATGAGTACAGAAAAGAGAGGATAAAAAAACGACTAGAAGAAGCAAGAGCCAACAGAATACGACAAAAG AAACTTCCCAAAGTAAATCGACTGTTGGCTGAAAAAATGCTCTCGGacaaagccacacccactaatacAGACGTGGCCAATCCAACGGGAGACGAGCGATTCTCCTCCTTATTCTCAAACCCTGACTTTGAAGCGGATGTTGAGAGTGAAGAATTCCAGTTACTTCATCCACTCATGGCTCATAGGGAGAGAGTAAAGAACAAAAAGAAGACCTTTATAAAAGAGGAACACGAGGAAATG GAGTTAGAGGGGCGTGTGAGTGACGAGGATAGTAGCTCAGAGGAAGACTGGGAAGAAGCACGGAGAGCAGCTGACCGACCTCGGGCCATTGCAACCACGGAAACCAAGAAAACTGTGCAGATGGTACCATTATCCCAGACTGAAGATCGTGCATCTAAAAGCAAGCACTCAAA GTCATCTCTGGGCCAGCGTTTAGTGTCAGAGGGTGTGTCAGAGTTGAAGAATGTGAGACAGACAGGTTCAGTGCTTGGTAGCAGAGAGGTCACCATCACACTGGCAAAG aaGGATGGTAGCGAAGATGAGAAGCAAAAGCAACAAAAAGAGCACCGAGCAGAGAGAAAGAAAGTGAGACGATCAGCCAGGAGCATATTACCAAGGACTGACCAACGCCATGTTTACTGGAGAGGACGCAGAGTTAAATAG